A region of Arabidopsis thaliana chromosome 5, partial sequence DNA encodes the following proteins:
- a CDS encoding uncharacterized protein (unknown protein; Has 1807 Blast hits to 1807 proteins in 277 species: Archae - 0; Bacteria - 0; Metazoa - 736; Fungi - 347; Plants - 385; Viruses - 0; Other Eukaryotes - 339 (source: NCBI BLink).) — protein sequence MVNHGKKEAWIMALDKFGDANGLRFLSKDMSSYSAYLTGNYSAHGSWSRISIQKKDKTYVDVIEAFMQKRSSRGMRGGSSWWSNRMELATMAVCTVTDMYACMLEQTFGKETVVALLKSNGVPELKASMEEVVQYLEVGTWSYSLLIVGIFLH from the exons ATGGTGAACCATGGAAAGAAGGAAGCCTGGATTATGGCTCTGGACAAG TTCGGGGATGCAAATGGGTTACGGTTTCTTTCTAAGGACATGTCTTCTTATTCTGCTTATCTTACTGGTAATTATAGCGCTCATGGTTCTTGGAGTAGGATATCTATTCAGAAAAAAGACAAGACATATGTAGATGTAATAGAGGCTTTCATGCAAAAAAGAAGTAGTAGAGGCATGAGAGGAGGTTCTTCCTGGTG GTCAAATCGCATGGAGCTTGCAACAATGGCTGTTTGCACAGTAACTGACATGTATGCCTGTATGCTTGAGCAAACTTTTGGAAAGGAAACTGT GGTCGCTTTGCTCAAATCAAATGGTGTGCCAGAACTGAAAGCCTCCATGGAAGAAGTGGTGCAATATCTTGAAGTTGGAACCTGGTCCTATTCTCTGCTGATTGTTGGAATCTTCCTTCATTAG
- the LecRK-I.9 gene encoding Concanavalin A-like lectin protein kinase family protein (Concanavalin A-like lectin protein kinase family protein; FUNCTIONS IN: carbohydrate binding, kinase activity; INVOLVED IN: focal adhesion assembly; LOCATED IN: plasma membrane; EXPRESSED IN: 18 plant structures; EXPRESSED DURING: 11 growth stages; CONTAINS InterPro DOMAIN/s: Legume lectin, beta chain (InterPro:IPR001220), Protein kinase, ATP binding site (InterPro:IPR017441), Serine/threonine-protein kinase domain (InterPro:IPR002290), Serine/threonine-protein kinase-like domain (InterPro:IPR017442), Concanavalin A-like lectin/glucanase, subgroup (InterPro:IPR013320), Serine/threonine-protein kinase, active site (InterPro:IPR008271), Protein kinase-like domain (InterPro:IPR011009), Protein kinase, catalytic domain (InterPro:IPR000719), Tyrosine-protein kinase, catalytic domain (InterPro:IPR020635), Concanavalin A-like lectin/glucanase (InterPro:IPR008985), Legume lectin, beta chain, Mn/Ca-binding site (InterPro:IPR019825); BEST Arabidopsis thaliana protein match is: Concanavalin A-like lectin protein kinase family protein (TAIR:AT3G45430.1); Has 112043 Blast hits to 110768 proteins in 4079 species: Archae - 91; Bacteria - 12985; Metazoa - 40494; Fungi - 8927; Plants - 33308; Viruses - 365; Other Eukaryotes - 15873 (source: NCBI BLink).), whose product MARWLLQILIISSLHLSSVSSQQETSFVYESFLDRQNLYLDKSAIVLPSGLLQLTNASEHQMGHAFHKKPIEFSSSGPLSFSTHFVCALVPKPGFEGGHGIVFVLSPSMDFTHAESTRYLGIFNASTNGSSSYHVLAVELDTIWNPDFKDIDHNHVGIDVNSPISVAIASASYYSDMKGSNESINLLSGNPIQVWVDYEGTLLNVSVAPLEVQKPTRPLLSHPINLTELFPNRSSLFAGFSAATGTAISDQYILWWSFSIDRGSLQRLDISKLPEVPHPRAPHKKVSTLIILLPVCLAILVLAVLAGLYFRRRRKYSEVSETWEKEFDAHRFSYRSLFKATKGFSKDEFLGKGGFGEVYRGNLPQGREIAVKRVSHNGDEGVKQFVAEVVSMRCLKHRNLVPLFGYCRRKRELLLVSEYMPNGSLDEHLFDDQKPVLSWSQRLVVVKGIASALWYLHTGADQVVLHRDVKASNIMLDAEFHGRLGDFGMARFHEHGGNAATTAAVGTVGYMAPELITMGASTGTDVYAFGVFMLEVTCGRRPVEPQLQVEKRHMIKWVCECWKKDSLLDATDPRLGGKFVAEEVEMVMKLGLLCSNIVPESRPTMEQVVLYLNKNLPLPDFSPYTLGIGTFAPVLVDASSLVVSSASWSLSGPSMSSSSPNHSPYAWQSTDQPWGQTIDTKNSLHIVAEPEKPSPAVKMVTLPAEDPQSNHSSISSQRVQPVKREKRRLHQILVAFPWINKQYFKLGLPKHIVHVSLFFFLQLARL is encoded by the exons ATGGCTCGTTGGTTGCTTCAGATCCTgatcatctcttctcttcatctgAGCTCTGTATCAAGTCAACAAGAGACAAGCTTTGTCTATGAAAGCTTCCTCGACCGACAAAATCTTTATCTTGACAAATCTGCAATAGTACTTCCCAGTGGATTATTGCAGTTGACAAATGCTTCAGAGCACCAGATGGGTCATGCTTTCCACAAGAAACCAATTGAGTTCAGTTCATCTGGACCACTCTCCTTCTCAACACACTTTGTGTGTGCTTTGGTGCCTAAGCCAGGTTTTGAAGGTGGCCATGGTATTGTCTTTGTATTGTCTCCTTCTATGGACTTTACTCACGCAGAATCAACTAGATACTTGGGGATTTTCAATGCTTCAACAAATGGATCTTCCTCTTATCACGTACTTGCTGTTGAGCTTGACACTATTTGGAACCCAGATTTCAAAGATATTGACCACAATCATGTGGGGATTGATGTGAACAGTCCTATATCTGTCGCAATAGCTTCAGCATCTTACTATTCCGACATGAAAGGGAGTAATGAAAGCATAAACCTCTTGAGTGGAAACCCTATACAGGTCTGGGTGGATTATGAAGGCACTTTGCTCAATGTTTCGGTTGCTCCTCTTGAAGTCCAGAAGCCAACTCGACCTCTTTTATCACACCCCATCAACCTTACAGAACTTTTTCCAAATAGATCAAGTCTGTTTGCTGGGTTCTCTGCAGCAACAGGGACAGCGATCAGTGATCAATATATTCTCTGGTGGAGTTTTAGCATAGACAGAGGATCGCTGCAGCGACTTGATATCTCAAAACTTCCTGAAGTTCCTCATCCTAGAGCTCCACATAAGAAAGTATCTACACTGATTATTCTCCTACCCGTTTGTCTGGCTATTTTGGTGTTGGCTGTTCTTGCAGGACTTTATTTCCGCAGGAGACGCAAGTATTCAGAAGTATCTGAAACATGGGAAAAGGAGTTTGATGCGCATCGGTTCTCTTACAGGTCCTTGTTCAAAGCAACAAAGGGGTTCAGCAAAGATGAATTTCTGGGAAAAGGAGGTTTTGGAGAAGTTTATAGAGGAAATCTCCCACAAGGCAGAGAAATAGCAGTGAAAAGAGTGTCCCATAATGGTGATGAAGGTGTGAAGCAGTTTGTGGCTGAAGTCGTGAGCATGAGATGTCTGAAACACAGGAATCTTGTACCACTGTTTGGGTATTGCAGAAGAAAACGAGAACTTCTTCTTGTCTCAGAGTACATGCCCAATGGTAGTCTTGACGAGCATTTGTTTGATGACCAGAAACCGGTTCTTTCTTGGTCACAGAGACTTGTGGTCGTTAAGGGTATAGCCTCTGCTCTCTGGTACCTGCATACAGGTGCTGACCAAGTTGTTCTGCACCGAGATGTCAAAGCTTCCAACATTATGTTAGACGCGGAGTTCCATGGAAGGTTAGGGGATTTTGGCATGGCCAGGTTTCATGAGCACGGAGGCAATGCAGCTACAACAGCAGCTGTTGGGACTGTAGGGTACATGGCCCCGGAGCTAATCACAATGGGAGCTTCCACTGGAACTGATGTTTACGCATTTGGTGTTTTCATGCTTGAAGTAACCTGTGGGAGGAGACCCGTGGAACCGCAGTTGCAAGTTGAGAAACGACATATGATCAAATGGGTTTGTGAGTGCTGGAAAAAGGATTCTTTGCTTGATGCTACTGACCCGAGATTGGGAGGTAAATTTGTAGCTGAGGAAGTCGAGATGGTTATGAAACTGGGTCTGCTCTGTTCAAATATAGTGCCAGAATCCAGACCCACAATGGAACAAGTGGTCCTGTACCTAAACAAAAACCTACCTTTGCCAGATTTCTCACCATACACTTTGGGGATTGGCACATTTGCTCCGGTTCTGGTAGATGCATCCTCCCTTGTAGTCTCTTCCGCTTCATGGAGTTTGTCAGGTCCATCGATGTCTTCATCCTCGCCCAACCACTCACCTTACGCTTGGCAGTCAACAGATCAGCCATGGGGACAGACAATAGACACTAAGAACTCTCTTCACATAGTTGCAGAACCAGAGAAGCCCTCACCCGCTGTCAAAATGGTCACATTGCCTGCAGAAGATCCTCAGTCCAATCATTCCAGCATCAGCAGTCAGAG AGTCCAGCCTGTAAAGAGGGAAAAACGGCGACTGCATCAGATACTGGTGGCATTCCCTTGgataaacaaacaatactTTAAACTTGGATTACCAAAACATATTGTacatgtttctttgttcttttttcttcagctTGCGAGGTTATGA
- the LecRK-I.9 gene encoding Concanavalin A-like lectin protein kinase family protein (Concanavalin A-like lectin protein kinase family protein; FUNCTIONS IN: carbohydrate binding, kinase activity; INVOLVED IN: focal adhesion assembly; LOCATED IN: plasma membrane; EXPRESSED IN: 18 plant structures; EXPRESSED DURING: 11 growth stages; CONTAINS InterPro DOMAIN/s: Legume lectin, beta chain (InterPro:IPR001220), Protein kinase, ATP binding site (InterPro:IPR017441), Serine/threonine-protein kinase-like domain (InterPro:IPR017442), Concanavalin A-like lectin/glucanase, subgroup (InterPro:IPR013320), Protein kinase-like domain (InterPro:IPR011009), Serine/threonine-protein kinase, active site (InterPro:IPR008271), Protein kinase, catalytic domain (InterPro:IPR000719), Concanavalin A-like lectin/glucanase (InterPro:IPR008985), Legume lectin, beta chain, Mn/Ca-binding site (InterPro:IPR019825); BEST Arabidopsis thaliana protein match is: Concanavalin A-like lectin protein kinase family protein (TAIR:AT3G45430.1); Has 112358 Blast hits to 111080 proteins in 4130 species: Archae - 91; Bacteria - 13102; Metazoa - 40494; Fungi - 9266; Plants - 33404; Viruses - 365; Other Eukaryotes - 15636 (source: NCBI BLink).) produces MARWLLQILIISSLHLSSVSSQQETSFVYESFLDRQNLYLDKSAIVLPSGLLQLTNASEHQMGHAFHKKPIEFSSSGPLSFSTHFVCALVPKPGFEGGHGIVFVLSPSMDFTHAESTRYLGIFNASTNGSSSYHVLAVELDTIWNPDFKDIDHNHVGIDVNSPISVAIASASYYSDMKGSNESINLLSGNPIQVWVDYEGTLLNVSVAPLEVQKPTRPLLSHPINLTELFPNRSSLFAGFSAATGTAISDQYILWWSFSIDRGSLQRLDISKLPEVPHPRAPHKKVSTLIILLPVCLAILVLAVLAGLYFRRRRKYSEVSETWEKEFDAHRFSYRSLFKATKGFSKDEFLGKGGFGEVYRGNLPQGREIAVKRVSHNGDEGVKQFVAEVVSMRCLKHRNLVPLFGYCRRKRELLLVSEYMPNGSLDEHLFDDQKPVLSWSQRLVVVKGIASALWYLHTGADQVVLHRDVKASNIMLDAEFHGRLGDFGMARFHEHGGNAATTAAVGTVGYMAPELITMGASTGTDVYAFGVFMLEVTCGRRPVEPQLQVEKRHMIKWVCECWKKDSLLDATDPRLGGKFVAEEVEMVMKLGLLCSNIVPESRPTMEQVVLYLNKNLPLPDFSPYTLGIGTFAPVLVDASSLVVSSASWSLSGPSMSSSSPNHSPYAWQSTDQPWGQTIDTKNSLHIVAEPEKPSPAVKMVTLPAEDPQSNHSSISSQR; encoded by the coding sequence ATGGCTCGTTGGTTGCTTCAGATCCTgatcatctcttctcttcatctgAGCTCTGTATCAAGTCAACAAGAGACAAGCTTTGTCTATGAAAGCTTCCTCGACCGACAAAATCTTTATCTTGACAAATCTGCAATAGTACTTCCCAGTGGATTATTGCAGTTGACAAATGCTTCAGAGCACCAGATGGGTCATGCTTTCCACAAGAAACCAATTGAGTTCAGTTCATCTGGACCACTCTCCTTCTCAACACACTTTGTGTGTGCTTTGGTGCCTAAGCCAGGTTTTGAAGGTGGCCATGGTATTGTCTTTGTATTGTCTCCTTCTATGGACTTTACTCACGCAGAATCAACTAGATACTTGGGGATTTTCAATGCTTCAACAAATGGATCTTCCTCTTATCACGTACTTGCTGTTGAGCTTGACACTATTTGGAACCCAGATTTCAAAGATATTGACCACAATCATGTGGGGATTGATGTGAACAGTCCTATATCTGTCGCAATAGCTTCAGCATCTTACTATTCCGACATGAAAGGGAGTAATGAAAGCATAAACCTCTTGAGTGGAAACCCTATACAGGTCTGGGTGGATTATGAAGGCACTTTGCTCAATGTTTCGGTTGCTCCTCTTGAAGTCCAGAAGCCAACTCGACCTCTTTTATCACACCCCATCAACCTTACAGAACTTTTTCCAAATAGATCAAGTCTGTTTGCTGGGTTCTCTGCAGCAACAGGGACAGCGATCAGTGATCAATATATTCTCTGGTGGAGTTTTAGCATAGACAGAGGATCGCTGCAGCGACTTGATATCTCAAAACTTCCTGAAGTTCCTCATCCTAGAGCTCCACATAAGAAAGTATCTACACTGATTATTCTCCTACCCGTTTGTCTGGCTATTTTGGTGTTGGCTGTTCTTGCAGGACTTTATTTCCGCAGGAGACGCAAGTATTCAGAAGTATCTGAAACATGGGAAAAGGAGTTTGATGCGCATCGGTTCTCTTACAGGTCCTTGTTCAAAGCAACAAAGGGGTTCAGCAAAGATGAATTTCTGGGAAAAGGAGGTTTTGGAGAAGTTTATAGAGGAAATCTCCCACAAGGCAGAGAAATAGCAGTGAAAAGAGTGTCCCATAATGGTGATGAAGGTGTGAAGCAGTTTGTGGCTGAAGTCGTGAGCATGAGATGTCTGAAACACAGGAATCTTGTACCACTGTTTGGGTATTGCAGAAGAAAACGAGAACTTCTTCTTGTCTCAGAGTACATGCCCAATGGTAGTCTTGACGAGCATTTGTTTGATGACCAGAAACCGGTTCTTTCTTGGTCACAGAGACTTGTGGTCGTTAAGGGTATAGCCTCTGCTCTCTGGTACCTGCATACAGGTGCTGACCAAGTTGTTCTGCACCGAGATGTCAAAGCTTCCAACATTATGTTAGACGCGGAGTTCCATGGAAGGTTAGGGGATTTTGGCATGGCCAGGTTTCATGAGCACGGAGGCAATGCAGCTACAACAGCAGCTGTTGGGACTGTAGGGTACATGGCCCCGGAGCTAATCACAATGGGAGCTTCCACTGGAACTGATGTTTACGCATTTGGTGTTTTCATGCTTGAAGTAACCTGTGGGAGGAGACCCGTGGAACCGCAGTTGCAAGTTGAGAAACGACATATGATCAAATGGGTTTGTGAGTGCTGGAAAAAGGATTCTTTGCTTGATGCTACTGACCCGAGATTGGGAGGTAAATTTGTAGCTGAGGAAGTCGAGATGGTTATGAAACTGGGTCTGCTCTGTTCAAATATAGTGCCAGAATCCAGACCCACAATGGAACAAGTGGTCCTGTACCTAAACAAAAACCTACCTTTGCCAGATTTCTCACCATACACTTTGGGGATTGGCACATTTGCTCCGGTTCTGGTAGATGCATCCTCCCTTGTAGTCTCTTCCGCTTCATGGAGTTTGTCAGGTCCATCGATGTCTTCATCCTCGCCCAACCACTCACCTTACGCTTGGCAGTCAACAGATCAGCCATGGGGACAGACAATAGACACTAAGAACTCTCTTCACATAGTTGCAGAACCAGAGAAGCCCTCACCCGCTGTCAAAATGGTCACATTGCCTGCAGAAGATCCTCAGTCCAATCATTCCAGCATCAGCAGTCAGAGGTAA
- a CDS encoding Concanavalin A-like lectin protein kinase family protein (Concanavalin A-like lectin protein kinase family protein; FUNCTIONS IN: kinase activity; INVOLVED IN: protein amino acid phosphorylation; LOCATED IN: endomembrane system; CONTAINS InterPro DOMAIN/s: Legume lectin, beta chain (InterPro:IPR001220), Serine/threonine-protein kinase-like domain (InterPro:IPR017442), Concanavalin A-like lectin/glucanase, subgroup (InterPro:IPR013320), Protein kinase-like domain (InterPro:IPR011009), Serine/threonine-protein kinase, active site (InterPro:IPR008271), Protein kinase, catalytic domain (InterPro:IPR000719), Concanavalin A-like lectin/glucanase (InterPro:IPR008985); BEST Arabidopsis thaliana protein match is: Concanavalin A-like lectin protein kinase family protein (TAIR:AT5G60300.3); Has 1807 Blast hits to 1807 proteins in 277 species: Archae - 0; Bacteria - 0; Metazoa - 736; Fungi - 347; Plants - 385; Viruses - 0; Other Eukaryotes - 339 (source: NCBI BLink).), producing the protein MAWGLFQILMISFFHLIKLSSQQETSFVYETFRSQENLYLDGSATVLPNGLLQLTNASDHQMAHVFYKDSIELSSSKPLSFSTHFVCALVPQPGVEGGHGMAFVVSPSMDFSHAESTRYLGIFNVSKNGSPSSNVLAVELDTIWNPDFEDIDHNHVGIDVNSPLSVGTASASYYSDIKGKNESINLLSGHPIQVWVDYEDNMLNVSMAPREVQKPSRPLLSQHINLSDIYPNRRLFVGFSAATGTAISYQYVLSWSFSTSRGSLQRFDISRLPEVPHPRAEHKNLSPLFIDLLGFLAIMGLCTLTGMYFFKRGKYAEITEEWENEFGAHRFSYKSLYKATKGFHKDGFLGKGGFGEVYRGKLLLSREKAVKRMSHDGDQGLKQFVAEVVSMRCLKHRNLVPLLGYCRRKHEFLLVSDYMTNGSLDEHLFDDQKPVLSWPQRLVIIKGIASALCYLHTGADQVVLHRDIKASNIMLDAEFNGRLGDFGMASFHDHGGISDSTCAVGTIGYMAPEILYMGASTRTDVYAFGVFMVEVTCGRRPVEPQLQLEKQILIEWVPESRPTMEQVILYLNQNLPLPDFSPYTVGISNHSSVLIDAASLVASRSWSAASSATNSP; encoded by the exons ATGGCTTGGGGATTGTTTCAGATCCTGATGATAtccttttttcatttgattaaACTCTCAAGTCAGCAAGAGACAAGTTTTGTCTATGAAACTTTTCGCAGCCAAGAAAATCTTTATCTTGATGGATCGGCAACAGTACTTCCCAATGGATTATTGCAGCTTACAAATGCTTCCGATCATCAGATGGCTCATGTTTTCTACAAGGACTCAATTGAGCTCAGTTCCTCTAAACCACTCTCCTTCTCAACACACTTCGTTTGCGCTCTAGTGCCTCAGCCTGGAGTTGAAGGTGGCCATGGAATGGCCTTTGTAGTATCTCCTTCTATGGATTTCTCACATGCAGAATCAACTAGATACTTGGGGATTTTCAACGTATCAAAAAATGGATCTCCCTCTTCTAATGTGCTTGCTGTTGAGCTTGACACTATTTGGAACCCTGATTTTGAAGATATCGACCACAACCATGTGGGGATTGATGTGAACAGTCCTTTGTCAGTTGGGACAGCTTCTGCATCTTACTATTCCGACATAAAGGGGAAGAACGAAAGCATAAACCTCTTGAGCGGACATCCAATACAGGTTTGGGTTGATTATGAAGACAATATGCTTAATGTTTCGATGGCTCCTCGTGAAGTCCAGAAGCCAAGTCGGCCTCTTTTGTCACAACACATCAATCTTTCAGATATTTACCCGAACAGAAGACTTTTCGTTGGATTCTCTGCAGCAACAGGGACAGCTATCAGTTATCAGTATGTTCTTTCATGGAGTTTTAGCACAAGCAGAGGATCACTGCAGCGATTTGACATCTCAAGACTCCCTGAAGTTCCTCATCCTAGAGCTGAACATAAGAACCTATCTCCATTGTTTATTGACCTGCTTGGTTTTCTGGCTATCATGGGCTTGTGTACTCTTACTGGAATGTATTTTTTCAAGAGGGGCAAGTATGCAGAAATAACCGAAGAATGGGAAAATGAATTTGGTGCACATCGGTTCTCTTACAAATCCTTGTACAAAGCAACAAAAGGGTTTCACAAGGATGGATTTCTTGGAAAAGGAGGTTTTGGAGAAGTCTACAGAGGAAAACTCCTTTTAAGCAGAGAAAAAGCTGTGAAGAGAATGTCACATGATGGTGATCAAGGGTTGAAGCAATTTGTGGCAGAAGTGGTGAGCATGAGATGTCTGAAACATAGGAATCTTGTTCCACTTCTTGGGTATTGCAGGAGAAAGCATGAGTTTCTCCTTGTCTCTGATTACATGACCAATGGTAGTCTCGACGAGCATTTGTTTGATGACCAGAAACCGGTACTTTCTTGGCCACAAAGACTTGTGATTATTAAGGGTATTGCATCTGCTCTCTGTTACCTTCATACAGGTGCTGACCAAGTTGTTCTGCACCGAGATATCAAAGCTTCAAACATTATGTTGGATGCTGAGTTCAATGGAAGGTTAGGGGATTTTGGTATGGCCAGTTTTCATGACCATGGAGGCATCTCAGACTCAACATGCGCCGTTGGGACTATTGGGTACATGGCGCCAGAGATACTTTATATGGGAGCTTCCACTAGAACTGATGTGTATGCCTTTGGTGTTTTCATGGTTGAAGTAACATGTGGGAGGAGACCTGTGGAACCACAGTTGCAACTTGAGAAACAAATTCTGATCGAATGGG TGCCAGAATCCAGACCCACAATGGAGCAAGTTATCCTATACTTAAACCAGAACCTACCATTGCCAGATTTCTCACCATACACTGTGGGGATTAGCAATCATTCTTCGGTTCTGATTGATGCAGCCTCCCTTGTAGCTTCAAGGAGCTGGTCAGCTGCTTCGTCGGCCACTAACTCACCTTAA